From one Branchiostoma floridae strain S238N-H82 chromosome 3, Bfl_VNyyK, whole genome shotgun sequence genomic stretch:
- the LOC118411660 gene encoding bone morphogenetic protein 2-like has product MWRFGLLVACAFFLDQSASRPTSGGDQDEPVTEYEAIERLKKVFGLPERPPAPKRHFRPPQYMLDLYNTISAPDGIVRFPNPLSANVVRSFPDKDVLHRSFFFFNVSSVSVTENVLDAELHLFKVRPRYTSKFMMRRQHFYEVRVYQIMAPKLAWQVDGNRLVSSRLIGLHGSGWEVFNIKPAVQDWVADKNANFGLLVTIASLTGSSLDQGLIRFAKRKEHHRSKEPILVLFSDDGRPRSASAATYESMETSNIRYCNGEDYDYYDSTSTNQEILNNYYDPSPDTQQQWRNERTNTVEKTVIRKNNRTRVERAAQRYKTNRQFEPCTRRNLYVDFDAIGWSGWIISPKGYNAYHCKGKCPFPLGQSQKPTNHATVQSIMNALRLQEDVGQPCCVPNKLYSINLLYFDDEENVILKQYDDMVAANCGCH; this is encoded by the exons ATGTGGAGATTTGGACTGCTTGTGGCCTGTGCATTCTTTTTGGACCAGTCTGCGTCCAGACCGACGAGCGGCGGTGATCAGGACGAGCCCGTCACGGAGTACGAGGCGATCGAGAGACTGAAGAAAGTTTTCGGACTACCTGAGAGACCTCCGGCTCCCAAGCGACACTTCAGGCCGCCACAGTACATGCTGGATCTGTACAACACCATTTCCGCCCCGGACGGCATCGTGCGCTTTCCCAACCCGCTCTCCGCAAACGTCGTCAGAAGTTTTCCCGACAAAG ATGTACTACACAgaagtttcttcttcttcaatgttTCTTCTGTGTCGGTCACGGAAAACGTCCTGGATGCCGAACTGCACCTTTTCAAGGTCAGACCAAGATACACGTCCAAGTTCATGATGAGGAGGCAACATTTCTACGAG GTGCGTGTGTACCAGATCATGGCACCGAAGCTCGCCTGGCAGGTGGACGGAAATCGCCTGGTGTCGTCCCGGCTGATCGGACTGCACGGCTCCGGCTGGGAAGTCTTCAACATCAAGCCGGCTGTACAGGACTGGGTCGCCGACAAAAACGCCAACTTTGGCCTCCTGGTCACGATAGCATCATTGACTGGCAGCAGCCTCGACCAGGGTCTCATCAG ATTCGCCAAAAGGAAGGAGCACCACAGAAGTAAGGAGCCGATCCTCGTTCTCTTTAGTGACGACGGCAGACCGAGATCAGCATCTGCAGCTACCTATGAAAGTATG GAAACATCTAACATCAGATATTGTAACGGTGAAGACTACGATTACTATGACAGCACGTCAACAAACCAAGAAATCTTGAACAACTACTACGACCCAAGCCCCGACACACAACAGCAGTGGCGGAACGAAAGGACAAATACGGTGGAGAAAACAGTGATCAGGAAAAACAACAGAACGCGCGTGGAGAGGGCGGCACAGCGATATAAAAC TAACAGACAATTTGAGCCGTGCACTAGACGAAACTTGTACGTGGACTTTGACGCCATCGGCTGGTCGGGATGGATCATCTCTCCTAAGGGCTACAACGCTTACCACTGCAAGGGCAAGTGTCCATTCCCCTTGGGACAGTCACAGAAACCCACCAACCACGCCACGGTTCAATCCATCATGAACGCGCTAAG GTTACAAGAAGACGTTGGCCAGCCATGCTGCGTACCAAACAAACTCTACTCCATCAACCTTCTCTACTTCGACGACGAAGAAAATGTTATATTGAAACAGTACGATGACATGGTAGCAGCAAACTGCGGCTGTCACTAG